The Natrinema saccharevitans genome includes the window ACGCGACGGTTTCATCGACGCTCTCGAGCATGTCGATGATGACCGACGAATCGAGAAACGTCATCGCTCGAAACTCTCACGGGAGCGATCGATAGCGTCGCGGGCCCGGTCGGCGGTGTCCGAATCCCATGCACCGACGGTGATCGGCTCTTCGTCGCTCGCCAGTCGCTCGAGCAACTCGTCGAAACTCTCGTCGTCGCGCTTGAGGCGATCGAGTTTTGCTTTCGTCTCGTCCGAGACGCGGATGGACGTACTCATATGTATGCATCGTGTATGCAGAAGCTAAGAGGTTTCGCCGCGGAAGCCGCCCAGTATGCCGACCAGACGGCGGAAGAGTGGCAGGAGACCAAAGAGACGTGGGCCGACCGCTACCGTGAGCAGGGAATCGAGGGCGGCGTCGACGAACTCGCGGGACGCTGAACGTGAGCGGGGAGTGCGTACCCCTGCCTCGGTTGAGGCATAGAACGGGAGTCCACGCGAAACCCCGGGGTCGTTCGGAAGATCTCCGATCTTCCGTGATGACGAGAGAGTTTTGCTCTCTCGAATCACTTGACTCCGAGGCGGTTTACTCGCTGCCGAACTCGCGTCGGACGATCTCGCGCTCCGCCTCCGAGAGGCCGTACAACGTCTCGACTCGCTCGTCGATCCGCCGGTCGAGGGTCTCGAGTCGCGCGTCTAACGCCGCCGCACGCTCCCGGGCCTCGCGATAGGCCGCGAGCTCGTCGGCGACGTCCTCGAGTCGGGGCAGGGACAGCGATTCGAGGCGGTCGAGCGGGGAGATCGTCTTCGTCGCGTCGCGTCTGCACCCGGCAGTCCCGTGGTTCGTCGAGATCGCGTGAGGGACGAACGCCGCGAGCAGCGCCGCCCAGTCGTCGTTGGGATCGGTGACCTCGAGGGCGGGGATGGGATCGGTTTCGGTGTACCCCCAGCGATCGGTGTCGACGGCGTCGTCGTCGGGCTTGTACCGGACGGTCGCCGAGAGTTGGAGCGTCGCGCCGTCGTCGACGACAACGGAGCCGAGTTTCAGGGTCGGACGATCGGTCGTCGTCGCCGCGAGGTCCGTCGCTGCCACGCCGTCGGCTCGACGGACGATGGAGAGGTCGCCGACCGACGGGCCGGCCCGGTACTCGTCGAGGTAGTCGGGAAGCGCCAGCGGGAGAGCGGATCGCTCGGCGGTCAGCGAACGCCGTTCGTCGACGGCCGCGACGAGTGCCGGATCGGGGGCGTCGGCCATCGGGACGGGTAGCGATTCGACGGTGGACTGGTTGAGTTGGGGGAAGACGGCGCGATAGGCCGCGTGTTTGTAGTGGTGATAGAAAGCGAGTACCGACGAGTGCAGGACCCCGAGCAGGTGTTTCAGTTCGGCCGCGGATCCCGACTCGAGTCGGACGTTGTATACCGACTTGATCGTGGCGAGGTCGTCGGCGTCGTAGGCGGCGACGAGGGCGTCGCCGGTCTGTCGAAGGAGGAGTTTGGGACTCGCGTATTGCCGCTGCGCTTTCGCCACGTCGGCCGGATCGATGTATCGGAGTTCGTCCGCGTCGAGTCCGTACCGCCGGATCGCAGCGCCGGGCGCGATCGGGCGGCGGTCCGTCCCCGGGCTGTCGGCGAGGGAATCAGCCCGTTTGCCGATCTCCTCGCCGCGGGAGATCTCGATGAACGACTCCAGCGCCGGCCGTTCCTCGAGCGACGAGAGGACGCGTCGCGTCTCGGCGTCCAGATAGATGCGAAACCGGGCGGCGTCCTGTGACTCGAAGACCGAGACGGGGATCGACTCGTAGGACAGCGCGTCGAGGTCGCCCCCGTCGGTCGCGTCGGCACAGCGGACCGTAGCGTCGCCTGATCTATCGCCGCCGCTGACGACGAGCGCCGCGCCCGTTTCGACGCCGTCGAACGCCGCGCCGAGGCGAACGATCGTCGACGGCGGGGCGTTCGTCAGGAGGAACTCCCTGATGGGCGCGTTGCCCTCGCGGGTGAGGATCGAGTCGGGGACGACGAACCCGACGCGCCCGTCTTTCGACAGGCGGACCGCCCGTTCGTAGCAGGCGACGTAGAGGTCGAACTGGTTCTCGGTCGTGACGAACGCGTCCGCGAGGTACGAGCGAAGCGCGGATTCGAGCGACGCGCTGATGTCGGCCCGGCCCGCGGTCGCCACCCAGGGCGGGTTGCCGACGACCGCGTCGAAGCCGGGGTCCGCGAGCGGGCGGCCGGATGGATCGGCGAACTGCTCCGGAAACGCCAGCCGCCAGTGGAGGAAGCCGTCGGCCGCGGCGGCCCGCTGTGCGGCGCTGAACCAGTCGGTCTGCGCGAGTCGATCCCACGCCCCGTCGCCGTCGCCGTCGAGCGCGGCCAGCAACCGGTCGACCGCGTCGTCGGGGACGCACTCGAGGCCGAACGCGCGGGCGGTCCGGACGTTCGCGATCGCCTCGAGTCGCCGACAGCACGGATCACGCTCGAACGAGCGGACGCCGGCCGCCAGTTCCGCGGGAGCGGCGGGCGGGTCGGCCTCGAGGGCGATGCGATCCCGAACGGGCGCGGAGAGATCGACGGTCGCGTCGGTCCAGTCGACCGGGTCGTCCCGTCCCGGGGCCCCCGTCCCGAACGGATCGCGGTCGCTGCCGACCAGCGCGTTCCCGGCCCGGAGGTGGCCCTCGAGGGTCACGGGGGGCCGGTCGGCGGTCAGCGTCCGGAGTCGGAGCGACGCGGTCGCCAGTTCCACCGCGAGCGGACGGCGGTCGACGCCGTAGACGCAGTGCTGGGCGACCCGTCGGCGGGCCCAGTCGACGCCGCGCTCGGGGGCGAGCGACTCGAGTCCCCGCTCGCGGGCCTGTCGTTCCCGTGCGGCGACGAGTTCCCGGGTGAGCGCGTCGACGACCGCGGTCAGGAAGCGGCCGCTGCCCATCGCGGGGTCGAGGACGGCGAGATCGAACACGCGGTCGGCGACCCGATCCGCGAACGGCGCGTCCGTCCCGGGATCGTGGTCGGCGAGATCGGCGCGGATTTCCGACAGGAGCGGCCCGACGGTCCGGTCGACGACGTACTCGACGATGGACGGCGGCGTGTAGTACGAGCCCGAGGTCTTCCGGTGGCTTCCGTCGGCGGTGAGATACGGCTCCCCCCGGTCGACGGCGACGGCGGCCCCGTCGGCTGGGACGTACTCGCCGTCGGCCAGCGCGAGCGGTTCGTCGGCGATTTCGAGGCGCGCCTCGAGCAGCCGTTCGTAGACGCGTCCGAGGTCGCGGACGTCGAGCGACGCGGGGACGAACGGCTCGCGTTCGTCCCCGTCCCGTCGGGCGAGCAGGTCGAGCGCGTGCGACAGGGTATCGTCGCGGACACCGTGTGCGGCGAGAAAGCACGATGAGGGGCTCGAGCGTTCGTCTACGGACCGACTGCTGGAGACGCCGGCAGACCGTTCGAGCCGATCCTCGAGGCGCGCCCAGGCGTCGGTCCCGTCGCCGTCGCCAGAGTCGGGTGACTCGTCGGACCGCGCCGACGCGCCGGAGCCGAGCGCGATCGAGCGCATGCACGACCGTAGTCCGCCGCCGTCGGTTCGCTCGGTCGCGCGCGAGCGCGCCCGCTCCCGTTCGAGGACGACGCCGATCAGGGACCGATAGACGGCGGTGAGAGAAGCCTCGAAGAGCAGTTCGCGGTCGGCCTCGTCGAGATCGTCCCGCTCGAGGGCGGTGTCGGGCGACGCGAGAAAGCCCTCGGCGACGACGGCGACGGCCTCGGCGACGGTCTCCCGGAGGTCGTTGCGGAGCGTCTGCGCGTGGGCGGCCGACCGGTCGGCGGCGCGATCGAGGACGCAGTCGCCGTCGGCGTCCGGCCGAAAGGCGACGCCGCGAAAGAAGTAGTAGACGTACCTGAAGGCCTCACGATCGTCGGCCTCGAGGATCGCGGGGAGGTCGACCTCGTAGTACGAATCCAGCCGGCCGCTTGTCGAGGCGTCGTAGAGCCGCCACCGCCGGCCGTTCGTCAGCATGCCCCAGCGAACGTCGTTTTCCTGTACGGCGACGTGTAGCCTGTGACTGGGGTTCTCGGCGGGCCGATCGTCCCCGGCGGCCCCGCGCCCGTCGAGGTCTCGGTCCCACGACCTGACATCGGCGATCGCGGCGGCCGTATCCGGGACGGCGCTCGCGACCGCGTCCGAATCGTCCCGAATCTGCCCAGCTGCTCGAGCCGTACGCTCGACCCCGTCGTCGCCCGCCAGAAGCGCGTAGTCCGGCCGACTCCGCGGTGGCCCGGTCGACTCGACCGGGACGGCCGACAGTCCGAGGGTTCGGAACGCCGGACGAACGAATCGTTCCTCGATGGCGTCGGTCGCCGTCGACTCACGGACCCGCTCCCAGCGACGGCGCAGTTCGTCGAACGTCTCGCGGCAGTCGGCCTCGTCGATCGCGTCCCACTCGTCGGTTTCCGGAAGCCGCCGCTCGAGGAACGCGCTCGAGAACGGCCCGTGAACGGAGCGAACGTGTGGCGACTGCATGGGTGTGTGGACGGGTCGCGGGCCGGCCGGGCCAGCGGGACGCGAGGAGCCGGTAGCGATCGGGCGGCCTCAGTGCTGTGTCCCTTCCCAAGTCAGGCCCGCAACACATAGGTTTTCCTCAGCCTCCGACGATTCGAGACGGCGACCCGGCCGCGTCATCGATCACCGCGCGGATACCGATCCGGCGCGGCGGCGGGTGTCCGGCGCTCGAGCAAGTCCAGCACGGGTTCGCTCGCGGCGAGGCGGATCCCGAGTCGAGTGAGCCGGTCTCGGACCGTCGCGGGGACGAGGGTGCCGTACAGCGATCCCAGCAGCGGGACCGGCCCGACGCGGTAGTGCGTGTCGGGAGTTCGAGCGGTCGCGGCCTCCCGAACCGTCTCGGCGACCCGCTCGGGCTCGTTGACGAGCGGGCCGCCGCCTTCGACGGCCCGGACCCGCTCGAGGACCCGATAGAGATCGGTGTTGCCGTCCGATCCGACGACGGTCACGTTCCTGCGCGCCGCGGTCGTGGGGTCGCGATCGGCGGTCGTCCCGTCGACACCGGGTCGCGGCGACTCCGCGCTCGCGGCTGCATCCTCGACGGCCGCCAGCGCGCGGTCGTAGAACGGCGTCGCGACGATCCCCGGCTGGACGACGACGACCGCGATCTCGGTCTCCGACAACTCCTGTCGAAGCGCGTCGCTGAGGCTCGCCAGCGCCCACTTCGAGGCCGTGTAGCCGCCGATGCCGGCCAGCGCGAGTCGGTCCGCGGCGCTGGTCACGTTCACGATCCGGCCGCGGCCGCGCTCGCGCATCCCCGGCAGCACCGCACGGAGCAGGCGGTGGGGTCCGAAACAGTGGACCGCGAACTGGCGCTCGAGCAGACGCGCCGGCACGTCCTCGACGGGCCCGAACTGCCCGTAGCCCGCGTTGTTGACCAGACAGTCGACGCCGCCGGCCTCCCCGCGGATCCGGGCGACGACGCGGTCGATATCGCCGGGCTCGGTCAGGTCGAGCGCCGCGAGGTCGGCCCCGCGGTCGGCCAGTCGCTCGAGGCCCGGTCGGTCCCGATCGCGGGCGGTCGCGTAGACGCGCCACCCCTCTTCGAGCAGCGCGCGGGCGGTTTCGTAGCCGATCCCGGACGAACAGCCGGTCACGAGTGCGGTCGATGGCATGCGAGCGCATACGACGGCCCGACAGAAGGGGCTCCGCGTCGGTCGGTCGCGCGGACCGTCACGGCTGTGGACGGGTCCGGTCGGGAGCGGGCGAGACGGGCCAGCGCTCCGGGCGACACTCGGTCGCCGGCCGTCCGCAGGACGGTTCGCCTGTCGAACCGCGGTAGTTCCGATCGGCTCCGCCGCTCCGCCTGCTCCCCCGCTGTCATGGCCCGGAACATATCATAAATACTGATAAACGGTCCGTTCAGTTCGAGCGAGCCCGCCGTCGGATTCGCTCTCGAACCGACCCCCACTCGGACTCGCATCCGCCGTCGTCGCCGCCTCGCTCGAGCCCGTCCGAACAATGATATGGCCGGCCCGCCCAGTGACAGCCAACGGATCCCGTCGATCATGACGAGTCATTACGATCACGCGCAGGTGCAGGAGTTCTGGCAGTACGTCTGGGAGCGCGACGACGTCTACGAACTCGACGACGACGCCGTCGACCCGACGTACGTCCTCGGGATGTTCCCCTACACGTCGGGGACGCTTCACATGGGCCACGTCCGCAACTACGCGATCACGGACGCCTACGCCCGCTACCGTCGAATGTGCGGCGACGACGTCCTCCACCCGATGGGGTGGGACGCGTTCGGTCTCCCCGCGGAGAACGCCGCCTTCGAGCGCAAGACCGATCCGCGCTCGTGGACCGAGGCCTGCATCCGACGGATGCGCGAGGAACTCGAGACGATGGGGTTTGGCTACGACTGGTCGCGCGAGATTACCACCTGCGACCCCGACTACTACCGGTGGAACCAGTGGCTGTTCGAACGCTTCCACGAGGCGGGTCTCGTCGAGTACGAGGCGGCGACGGTCAACTGGTGTCCGGACTGCGAGACGGTGCTGGCCGACGCGCAGGTCAGCGAAACCGACGGCGACCGCGTCTGCTGGCGCTGTGAGACGCCCGTCGGGCGGCGGGAACTCGACCAGTGGTTCTTCGCGATCACCGACTACGCCGAGGAGTTGTACGAGGGGCTCGACGACCTCGAGGGGTGGCCCGAGGGCGTCCGCGAGATCCAGCGCAACTGGATCGGCCGACAGGAAGGGGCCCGGATCACGTTCGACGTGTCCCGCGACCGGGACGGCGACGACGACCGCGGGGACGACAGTGACGCCGGCACCGTCGACGTGTTCAGCACCCGTCCCGAGACGGTCCACGGCGCGACCTACCTCGCGGTCTCGCCCGGCCACGACCTCGCCCGGGAACTGGCCGAAGACGACGACGCCGTCGCCGACTACGTCGAGACCGTCCGCGACCGGGACCCCGACGAGGTCGGGTTCGACGGCGTCGAGACCGACGCGACCGCCGTCCACCCCCTGACCGGCGCGGAACTGCCGGTCTACGTCGCCGGCTACGTCTTAGCGGACGTCGGGACCGGGGCCGTGATGGGCGTCCCCGCCCACAACGAGCGCGACCACGCCTTCGCCGGCGAACACGACCTGCCGATCGAGCGCGTGATCCGACCCGACGACGACGCCGAGATCGACGTCGAAACCGAGGCCTACACCGGCGAGGGCAGTCTCGAGGAAAGCGGCGAGTACGACGGCACGGAGAGCCAGCGGGCCCGCGAGCGGATCGTCGCGGAGAACGACGCCCTCGAGGACGACGTCACCTACCGGCTGCGGGACTGGCTGATCTCCCGGCAGCGCTACTGGGGGACGCCGATCCCGATCGTCCACTGCGACGACTGCGGGGCGGTCCCCGTCCCCGAGGACGAGCTGCCGGTCGAGCTCCCCGAGTTCGTCCGGACGACCGGCAACCCGCTGGACGCCGCCGAGGAGTGGAAAGCGACGACGTGTCCGGACTGCGGTGCGCCGGCCGAGCGCGAGACGGACACGATGGACACCTTCGTCGACTCCTCGTGGTACTACCTGCGATTCCTCTCGCCCGACCTCGCGGACGCGCCGTTCGACACCGACCGCGCCGACGACTGGATGCCGGTCGACGTCTACGTCGGCGGCGACGAACACGCCGCCTTGCACCTGCTCTATACCCGATTCTTCACGAAGGCGCTGGCCGATCTCGGGCTGCTCGAGGAACGGGAGCCGATCCGGGAACTCAAGAGCCAGGGGACGGTGCTGTACGACGGCGAGAAGATGTCCAGTTCGAAGGGCAACGTCGTCACGCCCGAGGAGTACGGCGCGGAGACGACCCGGCTGTTCGTCCTCTCGGCGGCCCACCCCGAACAGGACTTCGAGTGGACCGCCAACAACGTCCGCGGGGCCTACGACCTCCAGCAGACCCTCTACGGGATGGCGACGGAGTTCGTCGACGAGGGCGACGCCCGCCTCGAGCGCCGGGGCCACGACGACTACGTGGCCCGGGAGATCGACCGCACCATCGCGGCGGCCACCGAGGAGTACGAGCGCTTTCGCTTTCACCGCGCGGCGACCGAGATCCGGGAACTCGCCCGACTGCTGCGCCGGTACCGCGAGTACGACCGGCCCCACGGCGAGGTCTACCGGCGCGGCCTGCTAACGCTGGCCGCGCTGATCGCGCCGATGGCCCCTCACCTCGGCGAGGAGTGCTGGAACAAGCTCCGCGGCGAGGGGCTGGTCGTCGAGGCCGACTGGCCCGAGCCGGACGGCGACGTCGCGGCCTACCAGCGCGAGCGCCGGCTCGTCGATCGCACCCTCGAGGACGTCCGGGACATCGTCGACGTCGCCGACATCGACGAACCCGAGCGGATCGACCTCGTCGTCGCCGCCGACTGGAAGTACCGGGCGGCCGAACTGGTCGCCGATGCCGCCGGCGGCGACGACGGGATCGACGTCGACGGAATCGTCGACCGGCTCTTCGACCACGGCGCGCTCGAGGTCACCGCCGATCGCGAGCGAGTCGCCGCGTTCGTCGGTCGACTCACCGGCCGCGACGGTGGTGACGGCGAGGACGTGCTGCCGGCCGACCGCGAACTGGCCGTCCTCGAACGCGCCGACTGGCTCGTCACCGACGAGTTCGACGCGACCGTCGCCGTCCGCCAGGCCGACGCCGACGACGACCTCGCGGCCAAGGCCCGGCCGGGCAAACCCGCGATCCGCATCGAGTGACGAGGGCGGCGGTGAGAGCGGCCCATCGGTGCCTTGGCTGCAGTGGACGGTCGGAAAGGTAGTTTTATTCCATCGGCATCGGTAGGTCCGGATACGATGGTGGAGGGTGGCGATACCGTTGTCGATCCGTCGAACCGGCCGCCGAGTCAGGCGGTGATCGAAGCCGTCGCCGAGGCCGAAGGCGTCCCGCCGGAGGACCTCGCCCCGCCGGCGTACGAACCGCTGCACGCCGTTGTCGACCCCGACGCGCTCGACGCGCTCTTCGCGGCCCGATCGGAGGGCGCGGACCGACCGGGCGGCACCGTCTCGTTTCGCTTCTGTAGCTACGACGTGACCGTCGATGGGGACGGACGGGTCACGCTCGAGGAGTCGATCGAGCCGGCAGACTGAACAGCCGTCGGGGCCCGTGCCGGTGTCTCGGAACCGATCGGCCCCGACGGAAGACACGGAAAGACTCTTTTCGACGAAGCCGCGACTACCGCCACGATGGAGCGTCCCCACGAGGTCCTCGGTCTGTCCCCGGACGCCGACGAGCAGGCCGTCCGCGAGGCCTACCGATCGCTTCTCACGGACCACCATCCGGATCAGGGCGGCTCTCGGGAACGGTTCCTCGAGATCACGGACGCCTACGAGCGGCTTCTCGGAGAACGACGGGCGACCGACCGTGACGGCGGTGCGATCGCGGAGGGAGCGGCCCGCTATCGAGTGACCTACGCGCCCGATCCCGACGCGGAGCGGGACCGTCACGAACTGACCGTCAGCGGCGAGTACCTCTCGCTCTCGCTGGCCGGTCTCGTCGACGGCGTCGATATCGCGTCGCTGGTCGACGGCCCCGTGACCGCCGCAGCGACCCGAACCGTTGCCTTTCTCCGCGCCCACAACACCGGCTCCCGGCCGCTCGAGTGGCGGGGGCGGGCGAACACCTCCTTTATCGGCAGCGATGGATTCCTCTACGAGGGCTCGAGCATCGTCGCCCCCCACGCCACCGACTTGCCGGGCCGCTGGACCGGGGTCGACGTCACTCTCGAGCCGGGCCGAGCGGTCGACGGCGTCGTCATCGCCGGCGAGATTCCGGACGACGTCGCCGTCGAGCAGGTCGTCTACACCCAGCGCGCCCCCGACGCGGACGGCGACGGGACCGGTGACACCGAGCGGTACCTCTTCGAACTGCGGCCGCTGGTCCGCGAGCGGCTCAACCGGCTGCCGTTCGAGCGAGACTGAGCCCGGTGCGGGCTCGGCCGGCTCGAGCGATCGGCGTTGCTTTCCGAACACAGCGTGCTGGAACAGCAAGGGTCAAAGGGTGGTGTTCCTAACGTCCGGCAATGGCAACCGCTGACGCGAGACGGCGACTCCGGGAGCGGCCGAAGGGCGCGACGATCGTCCTGACCATCGTCGGCTACGCGCTGGTACTCGGCACCTTCCTGCTGGACGTGCCGATCTACCCCGACCTGACGAACGAGCAGGTCAACCTGCTCTCGCATCTCATCGCGGGCATCAACACCACCGCGACGATCGTGTTGACGCTCGGCTGGTACTGGATCCGCAACGGCGAGGTCGAGAAACACCGGCTGGCGATGGTCTCGGGATTCGTCCTGATCCTGGGCTTTCTGGTCGTCTACCTGCTCAAGGTCGGCGGCGGCGGCACCAAGGAGTTCGTCGGTCCCGACCCCGTCTACTACGCCTACCTCATCATGCTCGCGATCCACATCGTCCTCTCGATCGTTTCCGTCCCCGTGGTCCTCTACGCACTGATCCTCGGGCTGACCCACACGCCCGCGGAACTCCGTCGGACGGCCCACGCCCGGATCGGACGGATCGCCGCCGCCGCGTGGATTCTGAGTCTGTTCCTCGGGGTCGTCACCTACGTCCTGCTCAACCACGCCTTCGACTACGAGTTCGCGGCGATGCTCGTCCCGGCGCTGTTCTGACCGACGGGACTACCGTCCCGCAGGACCCACAAGTTATCCCCGCGCCCGTCCTACCCTCGAGCAACGAATGCAATTCGTCGAAGAAATCGTCGTGGACGAGTTCCTTCCCACCGTCCGCTCGCTGCTGGCCGGCGACCTCCGCGACCGCGGGCTCACCCAGAGCGAGGTGGCCGAGGTCCTCGGCATCAGCCAGAGCGCCGTCTCGAAGTACGCCCACGGCGACGTGACCGTCAACGACCGTATCGCAGACGACGAGCGCGTCCGGGACCTCGTGGACGAACTCGGCAGCGGACTGGCCGGCGGCGAGATCTCGCCGGTCCAGGCCCTGATCGAACTCGAGGTCCTGATCCGCGATCTCGAAGGCGGCGGCGACCTCCTCGCGCAGCTCCACGAGGAGGCCGTCCCGGAACTGGCCGACCACGGCTCGAGCTTTCGGGTCCACGACCCCGAGAGCGACCCCCGCTCGAGCGAGCGGGTCCTCTCCTCGCTGCGCCGGGGACTGCGGGTCCTCGAGACCGCGAGCGGGTTCACGGGGTTGATCCCCGCGGTCGGCTCGAACCTCGTCGCCTGCACGCCCGACGCCGAGGGTGTCGACGACGTGGCCGGCGTCCCGGGCCGGATCTTCGACGTGAAGGGGCGGGCGACCGTCCCCGCCGATCCCGAGTTCGGCGTCTCAGAACACGTCGCGCGCGTGCTGCTGGCCGCCCGCCGCCACGGGGCCGACGTCGCCGCCGGGATCAACGTCACCTACGAGCCGGAACTGATCGACGAACTGGCCCAGCGGGGCCACGTCGCCGCCGAATTCGACGAATCTGGCGACGTCGCCTCGAGCGTCGGCGCGGCGATCGAGGAGGAACCCGAAGCGACCGTCCTCTACCAGACCGGCGGCATGGGGATCGAGCCGCTGATCTACGTCCTCGGGACCGACGCGGAGTCGGTCGCGGACGCGATCCGGTCGCTGGTCTGAGCGTCCCGATGACCGAATCCGCACAGGAGTTCTACGGCCGCTGGGCCCGCCTCTACGACCTGATCGCGCGCGAGACGCCTGGAGTCGCCCGGCTCCGGCGACGGGCGGCCGCCGCCTGCCGCCTCGAGCCCGGCGACACCGTCGTCGAGATGGGCTGTGGCACCGGCGCGAACCTCCCGTATCTGCGCGACCAGGTGGGCCCCGAGGGGACCGTCGTCGGGATCGACTTCACCCGGCCTGTCCTCGAACGGGCGCGGGCCGCCACCGCCGAGTACGACAACGTCCACGTCCTGCAGGGGGACGCGACGGAGCCGCCGGTCGGGCTCGAGGCGGCGCGGTCGGCCACGAGCAGTATCGACGCCGTCCTCGCCACGTTCGTCGTCGGGATGCTCGCGGACCCCGCGGGCGCGGTCGACGACTGGTGCGACCTCGTCGGTCCCGGTGGCCACGTCGTCCTCGCGAACGCCGCCCGGAGCGACGAGTGGTACGCGCCGCCGGTCAACGCCGTCTTCCGGGCGATCGTCGTCCTCTCGACGCCGCCGACGACGCGACTCCGCTACGACGACTCGCCGCACCTGCGCCTCGACGCGAAGATCGACGCCGCCCACGAGCGACTCCGGGAGCGGGCGGTCGCCGTCGCGGACGAAACTCACCTGTTCGGCGTCGTTCGGCTG containing:
- a CDS encoding class I SAM-dependent methyltransferase produces the protein MTESAQEFYGRWARLYDLIARETPGVARLRRRAAAACRLEPGDTVVEMGCGTGANLPYLRDQVGPEGTVVGIDFTRPVLERARAATAEYDNVHVLQGDATEPPVGLEAARSATSSIDAVLATFVVGMLADPAGAVDDWCDLVGPGGHVVLANAARSDEWYAPPVNAVFRAIVVLSTPPTTRLRYDDSPHLRLDAKIDAAHERLRERAVAVADETHLFGVVRLTGGRVA
- a CDS encoding thiamine-phosphate synthase family protein, with amino-acid sequence MQFVEEIVVDEFLPTVRSLLAGDLRDRGLTQSEVAEVLGISQSAVSKYAHGDVTVNDRIADDERVRDLVDELGSGLAGGEISPVQALIELEVLIRDLEGGGDLLAQLHEEAVPELADHGSSFRVHDPESDPRSSERVLSSLRRGLRVLETASGFTGLIPAVGSNLVACTPDAEGVDDVAGVPGRIFDVKGRATVPADPEFGVSEHVARVLLAARRHGADVAAGINVTYEPELIDELAQRGHVAAEFDESGDVASSVGAAIEEEPEATVLYQTGGMGIEPLIYVLGTDAESVADAIRSLV